AAAAGAAAACAGGCTTCAGATTCAGAGACGTAAACATAACACAGACCCTGCTGGAAACAAGACAAAAAAACAGGAGGAACATAAAGAATaaaaacagaacaagtgttggtGTTTTGGGCAGCATGTAATTTTGGAAAGGCAGGGCAGTTTTAATGGTGGCGACGACCCCCGCAGTCAAGATAGTCAAATCCTCGAGGAATAAAAACCGAGCTCTGTGAACCACAGCGCCACCTCCTGGACCAACAGTGTTGTGTGCAGGAACCGCTGCAGCCTTTTGGACTGGTCGGGCCTTAGAAGGCCTGCTGGGCTGGGTTGTAGTTGAATGTTGTCGGCACGTGAggcctctcctccagcttgtcaTACTCCAGATGAAATTCCTTAGAAACGCACAAAAAGAGTCAGTAAGAGTTAATGCCATTTATCGCCAGGTGGTGAAAGTGCAACAGAAAGACAATTTCTTACCTTGGCAACTTTCCTCCAGTTAAGACAATCAAAGAAGTAGTAGGTTCCCCTCTCGTATGCGTTGGTCTTCAGTGTGGGCTCCATGCCCGGCGCCCTCGTTATCCAAACCCGCTCCTCTTTGTGGTACCTCCAGTCCCGGTTaaagctggggggggggggggggggaaataagAGGAAAATAGGGAAGAAACGCAGAGTTCCAGAAAGTTTTGATCCCAAAGAGTGACGAGTGGCTGACAGCCTGACACACAACTTTAAATTGACTTCAAATAGGGCTGGTTAATTGTCTAAGATTTATGATATCCTAAGTGTTGTCTTTCATGGATTGTAGTAAAGTAATGCAATTTTCAGAATGTTCCATCCGTTTTATTATTTGCCTCCCCCCATTAGTTAATATTTCCACATTACTGATGCCTGAATATGTTTGTGAAGCACCAATGGTCCAACCAAGAATATGGTCATAATGTTTATATATCAAGGTATTTGTCAAAGATGTAGTGGTATATGATTTTCTTCACTTCAAAAGATCTGTcaatagggatgggtaccgagccccggtagtAAAGGGGCCCttgggctgaattattaaataCCGGGTTCCCGTTAAGCTCagacgttatcggtctttttatcggtacccatcaacgttagtccttaacagacatttaaaaaagatgtcatatgtattatgctacacaaacattatattgcagttttagagTCGCCAATTCCGTTTCTAATacccaaaaacacacacacacggcagagATGGAGATCtccggagatggcggagagaactaagcgctccaaggtgtagTTACATTTTACCCGTCTCCATGTGGACAATGCTTGTTGCCAAAAGttcaataagagtttagcatttaAGGGCGATAACAccagcaatttgtctaaacatttagcaaaagtgcaccacattcagacggagaaatgcaccgtttGACTgtctgttaaagtttcagctacaaTGAAACAACCCTGGTgccgtttcttttgatgtgaaatattatttatacattttaaataaaaaaccatgttaattctgtttacagttctgtcatgacattatttaatatgatttgttaaacatatttttgtttcttttgatgtggaatattatttatttaatttaaataaaaagcaatgttagttttgttcacaatttgtttagttaatttacctttttcaaaagaaccgataagagtaccgttaataaaggaccggatcgataagcggtatccataaaagtagtagtaccgttaaaaccttaacgctACCCATCCCTATctgtcaataaaaaaaaacataaaaacagacTGCACATGTTCAAAAAGAGTTGTTTGCCGTTAAATAA
This region of Pseudochaenichthys georgianus chromosome 6, fPseGeo1.2, whole genome shotgun sequence genomic DNA includes:
- the LOC117448226 gene encoding CCR4-NOT transcription complex subunit 2-like, with protein sequence MNGGDLLQLLAAVELFNRDWRYHKEERVWITRAPGMEPTLKTNAYERGTYYFFDCLNWRKVAKEFHLEYDKLEERPHVPTTFNYNPAQQAF